From Longimicrobium sp., a single genomic window includes:
- the dnaE gene encoding DNA polymerase III subunit alpha codes for MSFVHLHCHSEYSLLDGANRLGDLIKRAKEFEQPALALTDHGCMFGAWLFQEQAKKAGIKPIVGMEAYVAPGSRHERGKVKGEKGYYHLVLLARDLQGYKNLSKLTSIGYTEGFYSKPRIDREVLAKYSEGLIVSSACLAGEVAQHLMEDRWDQAREAVEWHQEVFRDRYYLEVQAHNSSGQDELNRRIFKLAEEMGAPVVATNDTHFLRSSDHQAHDVLLCIGLGKDFHDANRMKYDDQLYFKNAVEMRERFPDRPDVLENTLRVADECNWSYPKGYFVPAFPVANDGFSTEAEMLRAWVWRGALERYGLDGWGDAPEGTDPKELLPPAIVERAEYELSVICNPKLDYSGYFLITADFIRWAREHGIPVGPGRGSAAGSIVAYCTGITDICPIQFDLLFERFLNPERVSMPDIDVDFCFERRGEVIEYVRDKYGRDAVGQIITFGTMKSRAVVKDVGRTLGFLPAETDRLAKLIPNSPAYSLTVEEAVKQIPDVKELYEKEERYKNLLDHSMTLEGLARHSSVHAAGVVIAPGPLDEYVPICTQSSKGSGGGNGESIIVTQYDMNCLEKAGMLKMDFLGLKTLTVIHDAVVMIRARHGALRHPETGEEFEKAEAIPLDDAEVYKMLARGGTAGVFQFESALATEKIRAMKADRFDDLIAANALVRPGPLDMGMDLVYIRRKLGQEEVRYPFNELTEVLEPTYGVIVYQEQVMRIAQILGGLSLAEADVLRKAVGKKDEELIKKELGKFVDKAVEKGYDRRAIQDLSDQIQAFGRYGFNKCLPGDTEVLDAATGRLVRIEDLYHRRATLGAVATCDVDALKLGRGTVADVMDNGVKPVFRLRTESGREIEATDNHPFLTFDGWRALGELKPGVHLAVPRTLPVEGSAEWPEHEVIALGHLLAEGNLCHPHSVYFYNQDPAEIADYVAAAEAFGNVRCTVGEKGGTTHVYAAREDRAAAPEIFTWAGRLGMLGKTATEKEVPADAFTLTNPQIALLLSRMWAGDGHINARDRSLFYATSSKRLAGQVQHLLLRLGILGRIRQVEFPYRGETRTGWQVFVTGNENLRRFAETVGVRFLSAARREAVERLVMEAPAQGPSKDLVPVGVRALVRAAKERTGESWAQVEAGADVSSRDFYPVGTNPNKIGFTRRTVGMLAEHFGDAELRRYAASDVLWDRIESIEYVGEKQTYDLEVPVTHNFVANDIIVHNSHSAAYGLLAYQTAWLKCHYPAEFMAALMSSVVDKIDDVVAYIQQCREMGKYIPRVGREGIEVLPPHVNESNWKFTVVGEGTGRIRFGLGAIRGVGEGAVRSILAAREAEGPFKSMFDLLCRIDLRLCNKRVLEALICAGALDGFETPGAGRNQLLGGLDACFATAQMIQKERESAQDNLFDVLMGGGEGSTATLVQTPVLPSVEKWTETERLTKEKEILGFFISGHPLNRYREDVALFESRGVTTASLKSMRDMKVELACVVTEAARQIKKSDGSEWGRITVEDFHGTATVLAFGESWAKYKSVLLQDAAVVIRGAVSNRERDDEDPPLFLDGAIPLDGVRESGEVGVCIELSAGGPDAAAVDEAKRILAEHAGPGPVTVLWKSAEEEAARLRSRTLRVSPRDELLAALRATLGDDRVRLQRDAPPPTPVPQRDEPWKNRRG; via the coding sequence ATGTCCTTCGTACATCTCCACTGCCACTCCGAGTACTCGCTCCTCGACGGCGCCAACCGCCTGGGCGACCTGATCAAGCGCGCCAAGGAGTTCGAGCAGCCCGCGCTCGCGCTGACGGACCACGGGTGCATGTTCGGCGCGTGGCTCTTCCAGGAACAGGCGAAGAAGGCCGGGATCAAGCCCATCGTGGGGATGGAGGCGTACGTCGCCCCCGGCTCGCGCCACGAACGCGGCAAGGTCAAGGGCGAAAAGGGGTACTACCACCTCGTGCTCCTCGCGCGCGACCTGCAGGGGTACAAGAACCTGTCGAAGCTCACCTCCATCGGCTACACGGAGGGCTTCTACAGCAAGCCGCGCATCGACCGCGAGGTGCTGGCGAAGTACTCCGAGGGGCTCATCGTCTCCTCCGCCTGTCTGGCGGGCGAGGTGGCGCAGCACCTGATGGAGGACCGCTGGGACCAGGCGCGCGAGGCGGTGGAGTGGCACCAGGAGGTGTTCCGCGACCGCTACTACCTGGAGGTGCAGGCCCACAACTCCAGCGGCCAGGACGAGCTCAACCGGCGCATCTTCAAGCTGGCCGAGGAGATGGGCGCGCCCGTCGTGGCCACGAACGACACGCACTTCCTGCGCTCCAGCGACCACCAGGCGCACGACGTCCTCCTCTGCATCGGGCTGGGGAAGGACTTCCACGACGCCAACCGGATGAAGTACGACGACCAGCTCTACTTCAAGAACGCGGTGGAGATGCGCGAGCGCTTCCCCGACCGGCCGGACGTCCTGGAGAACACGCTGCGCGTGGCGGACGAGTGCAACTGGAGCTACCCCAAGGGCTACTTCGTCCCCGCCTTCCCGGTGGCGAACGACGGGTTCAGCACCGAGGCGGAGATGCTGCGCGCGTGGGTCTGGCGCGGCGCGCTGGAGCGGTACGGCCTGGACGGGTGGGGCGACGCGCCGGAAGGGACCGATCCGAAGGAGCTCCTCCCGCCCGCGATCGTGGAGCGGGCGGAGTACGAGCTGAGCGTCATCTGCAACCCCAAGCTCGACTACTCGGGGTACTTCCTGATCACGGCGGACTTCATCCGCTGGGCGCGCGAGCACGGGATTCCCGTGGGGCCGGGGCGTGGATCGGCGGCGGGGTCCATCGTGGCGTACTGCACCGGGATCACGGACATCTGCCCGATCCAGTTCGACCTGCTCTTCGAGCGGTTCCTGAACCCGGAGCGCGTGTCGATGCCCGACATCGACGTGGACTTCTGCTTCGAGCGCCGCGGCGAGGTCATCGAGTACGTGCGCGACAAGTACGGGCGCGACGCCGTGGGGCAGATCATCACCTTCGGGACGATGAAGAGCCGCGCCGTGGTCAAGGACGTGGGCCGCACGCTCGGCTTCCTCCCCGCAGAGACGGACCGGCTCGCCAAGCTGATCCCCAACTCGCCCGCGTACTCGCTGACCGTCGAGGAGGCGGTCAAGCAGATTCCCGACGTCAAGGAGCTTTACGAGAAGGAGGAGCGCTACAAGAACCTCCTCGACCACTCGATGACGCTGGAGGGACTCGCGCGGCACTCCAGCGTGCACGCGGCCGGCGTGGTGATCGCGCCGGGGCCGCTGGACGAGTACGTCCCCATCTGCACGCAGAGCAGCAAGGGATCGGGCGGCGGCAACGGCGAGTCCATCATCGTCACGCAGTACGACATGAACTGCCTCGAGAAGGCGGGCATGCTCAAGATGGACTTCCTGGGTCTCAAGACGCTCACGGTGATCCACGACGCCGTGGTGATGATCCGCGCGCGGCACGGGGCGCTCAGGCATCCGGAGACCGGCGAGGAGTTCGAAAAGGCCGAGGCGATCCCGCTGGACGATGCCGAGGTGTACAAGATGCTGGCGCGCGGCGGCACGGCGGGCGTCTTCCAGTTCGAATCCGCGCTCGCGACCGAGAAGATCCGCGCTATGAAGGCGGACCGCTTCGACGACCTGATCGCCGCCAACGCCCTCGTGCGCCCCGGCCCGCTGGACATGGGGATGGACCTCGTCTACATCCGCCGCAAGCTGGGGCAGGAGGAGGTGCGCTACCCCTTCAACGAGCTTACGGAGGTGCTGGAGCCCACGTACGGCGTGATCGTGTACCAGGAGCAGGTGATGCGTATCGCCCAGATCCTGGGCGGCCTCTCCCTGGCCGAAGCCGACGTGCTGCGGAAGGCGGTGGGCAAAAAGGATGAGGAGCTGATCAAGAAGGAGCTCGGCAAGTTCGTGGACAAGGCGGTGGAGAAGGGGTACGACCGCCGCGCGATCCAGGACCTGTCGGACCAGATCCAGGCGTTCGGGCGCTACGGCTTCAACAAGTGCCTGCCCGGCGACACCGAGGTGCTGGACGCCGCCACCGGCCGGCTGGTGCGGATCGAAGACCTCTACCACCGACGCGCGACGCTCGGCGCCGTCGCCACCTGCGACGTGGACGCGCTCAAGCTGGGGCGCGGCACGGTCGCGGACGTGATGGACAACGGCGTGAAGCCCGTGTTCCGCCTGCGCACCGAGAGCGGCCGCGAGATCGAGGCGACCGACAACCACCCGTTCCTGACGTTCGACGGCTGGCGCGCGCTGGGCGAGCTGAAGCCGGGCGTGCACCTCGCCGTGCCGCGCACGCTGCCGGTGGAGGGGTCGGCGGAGTGGCCCGAGCACGAGGTGATCGCCCTGGGGCACCTGCTGGCGGAGGGCAACCTCTGCCACCCGCACTCGGTGTACTTCTACAACCAGGACCCGGCCGAGATCGCGGACTACGTGGCCGCGGCCGAGGCGTTCGGCAACGTGCGCTGCACCGTTGGCGAGAAGGGTGGCACCACGCACGTATACGCCGCGCGCGAGGACCGCGCCGCCGCGCCGGAGATCTTTACGTGGGCGGGCCGGCTTGGGATGCTGGGGAAGACGGCGACCGAAAAGGAGGTCCCAGCCGACGCGTTCACGCTGACCAACCCGCAGATCGCGCTGCTGCTGAGCCGGATGTGGGCGGGCGACGGGCACATCAACGCGCGCGACCGCAGCCTCTTCTACGCCACATCGTCGAAGCGCCTCGCGGGGCAGGTGCAGCACCTGCTGCTGCGCCTGGGCATCCTGGGGCGCATTCGGCAGGTGGAGTTCCCGTATCGCGGCGAGACGCGCACGGGGTGGCAGGTGTTCGTCACCGGCAACGAGAACCTGCGCCGCTTCGCGGAGACCGTGGGCGTGCGCTTCCTCAGCGCGGCGCGGCGCGAGGCCGTCGAGCGGCTGGTGATGGAGGCTCCAGCGCAGGGCCCCTCCAAGGACCTGGTGCCGGTGGGCGTGCGGGCGCTCGTCCGCGCCGCCAAGGAGCGCACCGGCGAGAGCTGGGCGCAGGTGGAAGCGGGCGCGGACGTGTCGTCGCGCGACTTCTATCCGGTGGGGACGAACCCGAACAAGATCGGCTTCACGCGCCGGACCGTGGGGATGCTGGCGGAGCACTTCGGCGACGCGGAGCTGCGCCGCTACGCCGCGAGCGACGTGCTGTGGGACCGCATCGAATCCATCGAGTACGTCGGCGAGAAGCAGACGTACGACCTGGAGGTGCCGGTCACGCACAACTTCGTGGCCAACGACATCATCGTCCACAACAGCCACTCCGCGGCGTACGGGCTGCTCGCGTACCAGACGGCTTGGCTCAAGTGCCACTACCCGGCGGAGTTCATGGCTGCGCTGATGTCGTCCGTGGTCGACAAGATCGACGACGTGGTGGCGTACATCCAGCAGTGCCGCGAGATGGGGAAGTACATCCCGCGCGTGGGCCGCGAGGGGATCGAGGTGCTGCCGCCGCACGTGAACGAGTCCAACTGGAAGTTCACCGTGGTGGGCGAGGGCACCGGCCGCATCCGCTTCGGGCTCGGCGCCATCCGCGGCGTGGGCGAGGGCGCGGTGCGGTCCATCCTGGCCGCGCGCGAGGCGGAGGGGCCGTTCAAGTCGATGTTCGACCTGCTCTGCCGCATCGACCTGCGGCTGTGCAACAAGCGCGTGCTTGAGGCGCTGATCTGCGCCGGCGCGCTGGACGGCTTCGAGACCCCGGGGGCGGGGCGCAACCAGCTTCTCGGCGGCCTCGATGCGTGTTTCGCCACCGCGCAGATGATCCAGAAGGAGCGGGAGAGCGCGCAGGACAACCTCTTCGACGTGCTGATGGGCGGCGGTGAGGGCAGCACGGCCACGCTGGTGCAGACGCCGGTGCTCCCCAGCGTCGAGAAGTGGACGGAGACGGAGCGGCTGACGAAGGAGAAGGAGATCCTCGGGTTCTTCATCTCCGGCCACCCGCTGAACCGCTACCGCGAGGACGTGGCGCTGTTCGAGAGCCGCGGCGTCACGACGGCGTCGCTCAAGTCCATGCGCGACATGAAGGTGGAGCTTGCGTGCGTGGTGACCGAGGCGGCCCGTCAGATCAAGAAATCGGACGGCTCGGAGTGGGGGCGGATCACGGTGGAGGACTTCCACGGTACCGCCACGGTCCTTGCGTTCGGCGAGTCGTGGGCTAAATACAAGAGCGTGCTGCTGCAGGACGCCGCCGTCGTCATCCGCGGCGCGGTGAGCAACCGAGAGCGCGACGACGAGGATCCGCCCCTCTTCCTGGACGGCGCCATTCCGCTGGACGGGGTGCGCGAGAGCGGGGAGGTGGGCGTGTGCATCGAGTTGAGCGCGGGCGGCCCGGACGCCGCGGCGGTCGACGAGGCGAAGCGCATCCTGGCCGAGCACGCGGGCCCCGGCCCCGTGACGGTGCTGTGGAAGAGCGCCGAGGAGGAGGCCGCGCGCCTCCGCTCCCGCACTCTGCGCGTCAGCCCGCGCGACGAGCTGCTCGCGGCCCTGCGCGCCACCCTGGGCGACGACCGCGTGCGCCTGCAGCGCGATGCCCCGCCTCCCACGCCGGTGCCGCAGCGCGACGAGCCGTGGAAGAACCGCAGGGGGTAG